In Phaenicophaeus curvirostris isolate KB17595 unplaced genomic scaffold, BPBGC_Pcur_1.0 scaffold_55, whole genome shotgun sequence, the following are encoded in one genomic region:
- the LOC138734062 gene encoding olfactory receptor 14A16-like, which yields MSNSSSITQFLLLALADTRELQLLHFWLFLGIYLAALLGNGLIIITIACDHHLHTPMYFFLLNLSLLDLGSISTTVPKSMANSLWDSKVISYAGCVSQVFLHIFLISAEYYLLTIMSYDRYVAICNPLHYGTLLGSRACVHMAAAAWGAGFLTALLHTANTFSLPLCQGNALEQFFCEIPHILKLSCSHSYLREARLLVVSVLVACGCFVFIAVSYVQIFRAVLRIPSEQGRHKAFSTCLPHLAVVSLFLSNAVFAYLKPHSVSSQSLDLVLSFLYSVVPPALNPLIYSLRNQQLKDALRRLITGWFPEVMNCSLSSA from the coding sequence atgtccaacagcagctccatcacccagttcctcctcctggcactcgcagacacacgggagctgcagctcttgcacttctggctcttcctgggcatctacctggctgccctcctgggcaacggcctcatcatcatcaccatcgcctgtgaccaccacctccacacccccatgtacttcttcctcctcaacctctccCTCCTAGACCtgggctccatctccaccactgtccccaaatccatggccaattcccttTGGGACAGCAAGGTCATTTCCTATGCAGGATGTGTTtcccaagtctttctccatatctttctcatttcagcagaatattatcttctcaccatcatgtcctacgaccgctacgttgccatctgcaaccccctgcactacgggaccctcctgggcagcagagcttgtgtccacatggcagcagctgcctggggcgctgggtttctcactgctctgctgcacacggccaatacattttccctgcccctgtgccagggcaatgccctggaacagttcttctgtgaaatcccccacatcctcaagctctcctgctcacactcctacctcAGGGAAGCCAGGCTTCTTGTGGTCAGTGTCTTAGTAGCatgtggctgttttgttttcattgcggtgtcctatgtgcagatcttcagggctgtgctgaggatcccctcggagcagggacggcacaaagccttttccacctgcctccctcacctggccgtGGTCTCCCTCTTTCTCAGCAATGCAGTATTTGCCTACCTGAAGCCCCACTCTGTCTCCTCTCAATCCCTGGACCTGGTGCTGtcatttctgtactcagtggttcctccagcactgaacccccttatctacagcttgaggaaccagcagctcaaggatgcacTTAGGAGACTGATAACTGGATGGTTTCCTGAAGTAATGAACTGCTCATTGTCTTCTGCATAG